From a single Bacillus gobiensis genomic region:
- a CDS encoding NAD(P)-dependent alcohol dehydrogenase: MNNTVPKTMKAAVMHSTREINIETIPVPQIGDDEVLIKVMAVGICGSDLHYYTHGRIGNYIVEKPFILGHECSGEVAAVGSSVNRFNVGDRVAVEPGVTCGHCEACKEGRYNLCPDVQFLATPPVDGAFVQYIKIRQDFVFSIPDSLSFEDAALIEPFSVGIHAAMRTKLQPGSTIAIMGMGPVGLMAVAAAKAFGAGTIIVTDLEPLRLEAARKMGATHVINIREQDPLNEIKTITNGRGVDVAWETAGNPKALQTALASLLRGGKLAIVGLPAQNEIPLNVPFIADNEIDIYGIFRYANTYPKGIQFLASGIIDTKHLVTDKFTLEDTREAMERALNFKNESLKIIVYPNGSTRVGDNQTDEMKVHN; encoded by the coding sequence ATGAATAACACAGTACCAAAAACGATGAAAGCAGCAGTTATGCACAGTACAAGAGAAATTAACATTGAAACAATACCTGTACCTCAAATCGGTGATGACGAAGTATTGATTAAGGTTATGGCCGTTGGAATTTGCGGGTCGGATTTGCATTATTATACTCATGGCAGGATTGGTAATTACATTGTGGAGAAACCATTTATCCTTGGTCATGAATGCTCAGGTGAGGTGGCAGCTGTAGGATCGTCTGTCAATCGTTTTAACGTCGGCGATCGCGTTGCTGTTGAACCAGGTGTAACCTGCGGACATTGCGAAGCGTGCAAAGAAGGACGTTATAACCTTTGCCCCGATGTACAATTTTTGGCAACGCCACCGGTGGACGGCGCGTTTGTCCAATATATAAAAATTCGCCAGGACTTTGTCTTTTCAATCCCAGATTCTCTTTCATTTGAAGATGCTGCCCTGATAGAGCCATTTTCTGTCGGTATTCATGCAGCGATGAGAACGAAACTTCAGCCGGGATCAACCATTGCGATTATGGGAATGGGACCGGTCGGTTTAATGGCTGTTGCTGCCGCAAAAGCATTTGGGGCAGGCACAATCATCGTGACCGATTTGGAGCCGCTGCGGCTTGAGGCAGCAAGAAAAATGGGAGCAACTCATGTGATCAATATTCGGGAACAAGACCCTCTAAATGAAATCAAAACCATTACGAATGGCAGAGGAGTTGACGTGGCGTGGGAAACAGCCGGAAATCCGAAAGCGCTGCAAACCGCACTGGCTTCATTGCTCCGTGGCGGTAAGCTTGCCATTGTGGGCTTGCCTGCCCAGAATGAAATTCCTCTTAATGTACCATTTATTGCGGACAATGAGATTGATATTTACGGCATTTTCCGTTATGCCAACACGTATCCAAAAGGAATCCAATTTCTCGCTTCCGGTATCATTGACACTAAGCATCTTGTGACGGATAAATTTACGTTAGAAGATACACGTGAGGCGATGGAACGAGCACTTAACTTTAAGAATGAAAGCTTAAAAATTATTGTCTATCCAAATGGCAGCACCCGAGTGGGCGATAATCAAACTGATGAAATGAAAGTGCATAATTAG
- a CDS encoding MFS transporter produces MIEPEQITVAEAKNRNKPYTNAGLPWSERIGYGLGDMSYNLVFQFVNAYLLFFYTDVGGIHPAVIATLFLVVRILDAIFDPIMGVIMDKTNTRWGKARPYLLWVSLPFALFLFLCFTSPPFGPTGNILYAYVTYILLGMSFSMQTIPVNSLTGRITNDVQERTILTTTRMVLVYIGILLSISCATPLATAFGGENQAFGFQMTALVYAIVSIILNLLSFFTVRERVVPKKSKKHGIKMTLSVLFKNKPLLILTSAFLVFSIGFNIKISTMVYYFTYNIHQKELVFLGTVLFFGAALISNLFIPAFSKKWGRKNMMIISAAISLISYVGLHFTPYTSVTLIFIWLFASGFFTTPLNTLAWGMIADCVDYAEWKAGVRADGVVISSMSFTNKLGVALAGSFSAIYLGIAGYVPNVEQTLTSLNAIKNMNALIPGVFILLSIIIICFYPLTEKRYKKMISDLEQRSNHE; encoded by the coding sequence ATGATAGAACCAGAACAAATAACGGTAGCAGAGGCGAAAAACAGAAATAAACCCTATACTAATGCTGGTTTGCCCTGGTCAGAACGAATTGGATACGGACTTGGTGATATGTCGTATAATCTTGTTTTCCAATTTGTTAACGCGTATCTTCTATTCTTTTATACGGATGTCGGCGGCATTCACCCCGCGGTTATCGCCACTTTATTCTTGGTCGTTCGAATTTTAGATGCTATTTTTGATCCTATAATGGGAGTCATTATGGATAAAACCAATACGCGGTGGGGAAAAGCAAGGCCATATTTATTGTGGGTCTCACTTCCTTTCGCATTATTCTTATTCTTGTGTTTTACCTCCCCTCCCTTTGGACCAACTGGGAACATTTTATATGCGTACGTTACCTATATTTTACTGGGCATGTCCTTTAGTATGCAAACGATTCCAGTTAACAGCTTAACAGGGCGGATTACTAATGATGTGCAAGAAAGAACGATATTAACGACTACTCGTATGGTATTGGTTTATATAGGGATCCTTCTTTCCATTTCGTGTGCAACACCACTTGCAACAGCTTTTGGAGGGGAGAATCAAGCGTTTGGATTTCAGATGACTGCTCTAGTCTATGCAATTGTAAGTATAATTTTGAACCTCCTTAGCTTTTTTACAGTACGAGAACGAGTTGTCCCTAAAAAAAGCAAGAAACATGGAATTAAAATGACTTTATCTGTTTTATTTAAAAACAAGCCTTTGTTAATTCTAACTTCAGCATTTTTGGTGTTTTCAATTGGGTTTAATATTAAAATCAGTACAATGGTGTACTACTTTACGTACAATATCCATCAAAAGGAATTAGTGTTCTTGGGAACCGTTTTATTTTTTGGTGCAGCGTTAATTAGTAACTTATTCATACCTGCATTTTCCAAAAAGTGGGGTAGAAAGAACATGATGATTATATCAGCTGCTATATCTCTTATTTCGTACGTCGGGCTGCACTTTACTCCTTATACTTCAGTCACGTTAATTTTCATTTGGTTATTTGCTTCGGGATTCTTTACAACTCCCTTAAATACGCTTGCTTGGGGTATGATTGCGGATTGTGTAGATTATGCGGAATGGAAAGCTGGAGTTCGGGCAGATGGAGTTGTTATTTCCAGCATGAGTTTTACTAATAAATTAGGAGTTGCACTTGCTGGGTCGTTCTCTGCCATTTATTTAGGGATCGCAGGCTATGTGCCTAATGTAGAGCAGACTTTAACTTCACTTAACGCTATTAAAAATATGAATGCCTTGATACCAGGAGTATTTATTTTACTTTCTATAATCATCATATGTTTCTATCCTTTAACTGAAAAAAGATATAAAAAGATGATCTCAGATTTGGAGCAAAGGTCTAACCATGAGTGA